Proteins encoded within one genomic window of Cytophagales bacterium:
- a CDS encoding tail fiber domain-containing protein: MKNLTQLFLLGCFITVSLQTNAQTIGKPDGNTLNFFSTNSFGRLLGHRESGTFGNLGASDQWIGIGQPTISPGSIVKVPAYGLRAQWDGEAGIFSLKENGAIKDLAVEWGDNVNSKLRFSFIQDPTNPSALTEVMTMASDGKVGVGVTAPVAHFDVSSVTASSTNYGVRNTVDINTSTYGYGLYNSIGSGSSYVLSGIYNTMDDFSSYGAIVNDNRANGSGVYLYGVYSNITNTNAGFSTTYGIYGRATGNGTVWAGYFSGDVFVSGTLTHASDKKFKKDIKKVVKQEVASSFMKLKPATYNYKNSDQMKFTKGLQYGFVAQEVEEVFPDLVKNVVEPVFVTDANGNQVPSETEKIEFKSVNYTGLIPILTKIVQEHESTLAGYQMELDALKAENELLAERFGSLLSAIETGQMDQIRDLIEANKTSLGQNSPNPFGQETKINYTLGESVKEANLQIYDMQGALVGNYDLEKGKRSLDVSSNKLDPGVYVYVMVADGETIGTRRMIVTK, from the coding sequence ATGAAGAACCTTACTCAACTGTTCTTGCTTGGCTGTTTTATTACAGTCAGCTTACAAACAAACGCCCAGACCATTGGAAAGCCCGATGGCAACACCCTAAACTTCTTCTCAACCAACAGCTTTGGGAGACTTCTCGGGCATAGAGAATCGGGAACGTTTGGAAACTTAGGGGCATCAGATCAGTGGATCGGCATCGGTCAGCCTACCATTTCGCCTGGCAGCATCGTGAAAGTCCCGGCCTATGGCCTTCGTGCTCAATGGGATGGAGAAGCTGGTATATTCAGTCTTAAAGAAAACGGAGCCATAAAAGATCTTGCCGTCGAATGGGGAGATAATGTGAATAGCAAACTTCGCTTTAGTTTCATTCAGGATCCTACGAACCCATCTGCACTCACAGAGGTGATGACCATGGCTTCCGATGGGAAAGTAGGTGTGGGAGTCACAGCACCTGTTGCACATTTTGATGTTTCTTCCGTTACCGCTTCTTCCACCAATTATGGTGTCCGTAATACCGTAGACATCAATACCTCAACTTATGGCTATGGATTGTACAATAGCATTGGAAGCGGATCTTCCTATGTGTTGTCAGGAATCTATAACACCATGGATGATTTCTCTTCTTACGGTGCGATTGTGAATGATAATCGTGCAAATGGTAGCGGCGTTTATTTGTATGGTGTGTATTCGAATATCACCAATACCAATGCTGGATTTAGTACCACTTATGGTATTTACGGAAGGGCCACAGGAAATGGCACGGTTTGGGCAGGCTATTTCTCAGGGGATGTATTTGTGTCGGGAACGCTTACGCATGCTTCTGATAAAAAATTCAAGAAGGACATTAAGAAAGTTGTCAAGCAAGAGGTGGCCAGTAGCTTTATGAAGCTGAAACCGGCCACCTATAATTATAAGAATTCGGATCAGATGAAATTCACCAAAGGGCTACAATATGGATTTGTCGCTCAGGAAGTAGAGGAAGTTTTTCCTGACCTTGTAAAAAACGTAGTAGAACCTGTTTTTGTGACAGATGCTAACGGAAACCAGGTGCCTTCTGAAACAGAGAAAATTGAGTTCAAATCCGTTAATTACACAGGACTCATTCCCATTCTGACTAAAATAGTCCAGGAGCATGAATCCACGCTGGCAGGTTACCAAATGGAACTGGATGCCTTGAAAGCGGAGAATGAATTGCTTGCTGAGCGGTTCGGAAGTTTGTTGTCTGCCATAGAAACAGGTCAAATGGATCAAATTCGTGACTTGATCGAAGCGAATAAAACTTCCTTAGGTCAAAATAGTCCTAATCCATTCGGACAGGAGACCAAAATCAATTACACCCTTGGAGAGTCCGTAAAAGAGGCAAACCTCCAGATCTATGACATGCAAGGTGCATTGGTTGGTAACTATGATCTGGAAAAGGGAAAGCGTTCACTGGATGTCAGTTCCAATAAGCTCGATCCTGGCGTTTATGTGTATGTCATGGTGGCTGATGGCGAAACCATAGGTACACGAAGAATGATCGTGACAAAATAA
- a CDS encoding cryptochrome/photolyase family protein, with product MSDYNRLAIILGDVLFPNHHALKPDAETLFFMAEDHQLCTHYRYHKHKLILFLSAMRSHAEVIQSSWSLVYHQLDEKNQSTTYFDKLLQTIFEHNIQQLVTYEIQDHFFEEAMNLFCMKHGLTIKYRPSPGFVTTREQFQDYLKQVKKPFMHTFYQRQRRRLGVLVDEVGKPLHGQWSFDLDNRKKMPKGLDIPQRKVFEQTDHTHAVKVLVNGLFSDHPGKIENFNWATTRQGALDEWSRFLSLRFQQFGPYEDAIDQEDPFLFHSVLSPYLNMGLITPEELLDEALVFASEHEVHYPSLEGFVRQVIGWREFIRGMYHEFDVDLRGNYFNHVRKLRPCWYDGTSGISVLDDSIMKAQKHGFTHHIERLMVLGNLMLLCEIHPDEVNRWFMEMFVDSADWVMVPNVYGMSQFADGGIFATKPYIGGGNYIRKMSHYPNGEWVDTMNGLYWRFVDKNRAVFEQNPRMSMMTRTLDKMAEEKRKKIFELADQFITRVTY from the coding sequence ATGAGTGACTACAATCGGCTTGCGATCATCTTGGGAGATGTGCTTTTCCCCAACCATCACGCATTAAAACCAGATGCTGAAACCCTGTTCTTTATGGCAGAAGATCATCAGCTATGTACCCACTATCGGTACCATAAGCACAAACTGATTTTGTTCCTTTCAGCCATGCGGTCTCATGCGGAAGTCATTCAATCGAGTTGGTCTTTGGTCTATCACCAATTGGACGAAAAAAATCAATCTACAACTTACTTCGACAAGCTGTTACAAACGATCTTTGAGCATAATATCCAACAACTGGTCACTTATGAAATACAGGACCATTTCTTCGAAGAAGCAATGAATCTTTTTTGTATGAAACATGGATTGACCATTAAATATCGACCGTCACCAGGCTTTGTTACGACTCGGGAGCAATTTCAGGATTATCTCAAGCAAGTCAAGAAGCCGTTTATGCATACCTTTTACCAGCGTCAGCGGCGAAGGTTAGGGGTGTTGGTTGATGAAGTGGGCAAGCCTCTGCATGGACAGTGGTCCTTTGATCTGGATAATCGTAAGAAAATGCCAAAAGGATTAGATATCCCTCAGCGGAAAGTTTTTGAGCAAACAGATCATACCCATGCCGTAAAAGTTCTGGTCAATGGACTGTTTTCTGACCATCCTGGCAAAATAGAAAATTTTAACTGGGCCACGACTCGTCAGGGAGCACTTGATGAATGGTCTCGATTCCTTTCACTTCGATTTCAACAGTTCGGTCCTTATGAGGATGCCATTGATCAGGAAGATCCGTTCTTATTTCATTCAGTACTGTCTCCTTACTTGAACATGGGACTGATCACGCCGGAAGAGCTGTTGGATGAAGCGCTGGTCTTTGCCAGCGAACATGAAGTGCATTACCCCTCGTTAGAAGGTTTTGTGCGTCAGGTCATAGGCTGGCGAGAATTCATTCGGGGAATGTACCACGAGTTTGATGTTGACTTGCGAGGTAATTACTTTAATCATGTAAGAAAGCTCCGACCTTGTTGGTATGACGGAACGTCCGGGATTTCGGTATTGGATGATAGTATTATGAAAGCTCAGAAGCATGGGTTTACGCATCACATTGAGCGACTGATGGTTTTGGGTAATTTGATGTTACTGTGCGAGATCCATCCGGATGAGGTTAATCGATGGTTCATGGAAATGTTTGTGGATTCGGCAGATTGGGTAATGGTGCCCAATGTGTATGGTATGAGTCAGTTTGCCGATGGGGGAATTTTCGCGACGAAACCCTATATCGGAGGAGGCAACTACATTCGAAAAATGAGTCATTATCCCAATGGCGAATGGGTGGATACCATGAATGGCTTGTATTGGAGATTTGTAGACAAAAACAGGGCCGTATTCGAGCAAAACCCTCGAATGTCCATGATGACGCGAACGCTGGATAAGATGGCGGAAGAAAAACGCAAGAAGATTTTTGAACTCGCCGATCAGTTCATTACGCGGGTGACTTACTGA
- a CDS encoding TIGR03643 family protein: MELLAEDRNRIVEMAWEDRTPFEAIKAQFGLSEKDVIKVMRNEMTEKSFKMWRKRVTNRATKHLTKRGSDVDRFKCTRQRSISRNKISKR; encoded by the coding sequence ATGGAATTATTGGCAGAGGATCGCAACAGGATCGTGGAAATGGCATGGGAAGACCGAACTCCTTTTGAGGCTATAAAAGCTCAATTTGGCCTGTCGGAAAAGGATGTGATCAAGGTTATGCGTAATGAAATGACGGAAAAGAGCTTTAAAATGTGGAGAAAGCGTGTCACCAATCGCGCCACCAAACATCTCACGAAAAGAGGTTCGGATGTTGATCGCTTCAAGTGTACCCGTCAACGATCCATCAGTAGAAACAAGATCAGCAAGCGATGA
- a CDS encoding PQQ-dependent sugar dehydrogenase: MKKLFLPLLLFVVFACSPGNPAESEKSNAEPAAEEEVEIAIGSSEGLELDRLNLPDGFKVDLFGRAKQARSMAMSPGGTLFIGSRSTTGNVQALRDTDGDNKADERYTLAKGLNMPNGVAFKDGDLYVAEVSKLWKFENIEANLDNPGEPVLIYDDLPTERHHGWKYIAFGPDGKLYVPVGAPCNICESDEIYTSILRMNADGSDREIYVTGVRNTVGFTWHPDTKDLWFTDNGRDWLGDDSPSCELNRATEQGQHFGYPYCHAGSVVDPGIDDDKQEFKKQPTCDGYVAPAQNLGPHVAPLGLKFYTASMFPAAYQGKILIAEHGSWNRTPEAGHTGHQLSMVSESNGVGTSYEPFITGWLNQETNQAWGRPVDILVMKDGSILVSDDLSGTIYRITYES; this comes from the coding sequence ATGAAGAAGCTTTTCTTACCCTTGTTATTATTTGTTGTTTTCGCATGCTCACCCGGCAACCCGGCCGAGTCTGAAAAATCCAATGCAGAACCTGCTGCTGAAGAGGAAGTAGAGATCGCCATTGGAAGTTCAGAGGGCCTGGAGCTTGATCGACTGAATCTGCCGGATGGTTTCAAAGTAGATCTTTTTGGCCGTGCGAAGCAAGCAAGATCCATGGCCATGAGCCCGGGTGGTACTTTGTTCATTGGTAGCCGATCAACTACCGGAAATGTTCAGGCGTTGAGAGATACGGACGGAGATAACAAGGCTGACGAAAGATATACTTTAGCGAAAGGATTGAATATGCCCAATGGTGTGGCGTTCAAGGACGGAGACTTGTATGTGGCTGAAGTGAGTAAACTTTGGAAGTTTGAGAACATTGAAGCGAATCTGGATAACCCCGGAGAGCCCGTATTGATTTACGATGACCTGCCGACAGAGCGTCATCACGGTTGGAAGTACATTGCTTTTGGTCCTGATGGTAAATTATACGTTCCTGTTGGAGCACCTTGCAACATCTGTGAAAGTGACGAGATATACACCTCCATTTTGCGCATGAATGCTGATGGGTCTGATCGTGAGATCTATGTGACCGGAGTAAGAAATACAGTGGGCTTTACCTGGCATCCGGATACCAAAGATCTATGGTTTACTGATAATGGAAGAGATTGGCTAGGTGATGATTCTCCTTCTTGTGAGTTGAACCGGGCGACTGAGCAAGGTCAGCATTTTGGTTATCCTTATTGCCATGCGGGTTCGGTCGTCGATCCGGGGATTGATGATGATAAGCAAGAATTTAAGAAGCAGCCAACTTGTGATGGATATGTAGCACCTGCACAAAACCTTGGTCCTCATGTAGCTCCTCTGGGACTTAAATTTTATACGGCATCTATGTTCCCAGCAGCATATCAAGGCAAGATCCTGATAGCGGAACATGGTTCCTGGAACCGAACTCCGGAAGCTGGTCATACAGGTCATCAATTGTCCATGGTGAGTGAGTCCAATGGTGTAGGGACTTCTTATGAACCATTCATTACAGGCTGGTTAAATCAAGAAACCAATCAAGCCTGGGGTCGACCTGTAGATATTTTAGTGATGAAAGATGGTTCTATTCTTGTTTCTGACGATCTTTCAGGTACGATCTATCGGATCACTTACGAAAGTTGA
- a CDS encoding outer membrane beta-barrel protein, with the protein MKKLATILVLVLLCFATDTFAQRSFIETYARFLPNAPLIEGRPHNNSQFVRLKSKGDTIYLYPNDVISYGFKNGKVFYSRRIELKGETLRVFVENILPGEINLYYYVDKEQRAYYLEKGTSGLVEIPFDAKARLDTLNKYVGDYPWMKDPIRQTRYSRSSLNRLVTLYNRGRNRPLSYFKWGVNAGLINTTIGVPIPGRADPLAGLPRNSRFPLLATADFSPANTVFVGLFADDPIKNSSFSYHYGIGISKSFLESTHSRFITDINSRRFSSEINAEIELITLDFPFMIRYTLPERRLRPFINLGMNMSYHIRNHYRIEEFRPDTGNTIVTNQVNGPQLVSIDMFGWIFGGGVQYQLKSRHNLTFEVRRNDFFEEKDRLNKRQILFVFGVSL; encoded by the coding sequence GTGAAAAAGCTAGCCACCATCCTTGTTTTAGTATTGCTTTGCTTTGCTACAGACACATTTGCCCAACGTAGTTTCATTGAAACTTACGCCAGGTTCCTCCCAAATGCACCTCTTATTGAGGGACGACCTCACAACAATTCCCAATTTGTTCGATTGAAATCCAAGGGCGACACCATCTACCTCTACCCCAACGATGTGATCTCTTATGGATTCAAAAATGGAAAAGTTTTTTATTCCCGGAGGATCGAACTGAAGGGCGAAACATTACGCGTATTTGTAGAGAATATTCTTCCAGGAGAGATCAATCTCTATTATTATGTAGACAAAGAACAACGGGCGTATTATTTGGAAAAAGGAACCAGTGGTCTGGTAGAAATTCCCTTTGATGCCAAGGCACGATTAGACACTTTGAATAAATATGTGGGTGACTATCCGTGGATGAAAGACCCTATTAGACAAACACGCTACAGTAGAAGCTCACTCAACCGATTGGTCACCTTGTACAATAGAGGTCGTAATAGGCCTTTGTCTTATTTCAAATGGGGTGTTAACGCAGGTTTGATCAACACGACCATTGGAGTGCCTATACCCGGAAGAGCAGATCCATTGGCGGGTTTGCCCAGAAACAGCCGTTTCCCCTTACTAGCCACAGCAGATTTCTCACCGGCCAATACGGTCTTCGTTGGCCTATTCGCAGATGACCCAATCAAGAATTCCAGCTTCTCTTATCATTATGGTATCGGTATTTCAAAAAGTTTTTTGGAATCCACGCATAGCCGTTTTATTACTGACATTAACAGCAGGCGGTTCAGTTCCGAAATCAATGCGGAAATCGAGTTGATCACATTGGATTTCCCATTCATGATTCGATATACGCTTCCTGAACGCAGGCTCCGTCCCTTTATCAATCTGGGCATGAACATGTCTTACCATATCAGGAATCACTACCGTATCGAGGAATTCAGACCTGATACGGGCAATACGATCGTCACCAATCAGGTTAATGGCCCACAGCTGGTTTCCATCGACATGTTTGGATGGATTTTTGGCGGTGGGGTCCAATATCAATTGAAAAGTCGTCATAACCTGACTTTTGAAGTCCGCCGGAATGATTTCTTTGAAGAAAAGGACCGGCTGAATAAACGGCAAATCCTGTTCGTCTTCGGCGTTTCTTTGTAA
- a CDS encoding M48 family metallopeptidase, whose amino-acid sequence MKRCSFRLLTGLFIVLLMAQCAKVPITGRSQLSLIPNKDVLPMSFEQYEEVKKTNEVITSGEQAEMVKRAGTRIQKGVEKYFAEQGQSGYLNDYEWEYILIKDDETVNAWCMPGGKVAFYTAILPICKDETGLAVVMGHEIAHAIANHGRERISHTLAVQTGLSLATIALGGAGASLTGDMVLQGAGAASNLGILKFSRKHESEADELGLYFMAMAGYDPQQAPAFWERMSAQSGGKAPPEFMSTHPSHSTRISDLQQNMPKALEYYRQAQ is encoded by the coding sequence ATGAAGCGTTGTTCCTTCCGACTATTGACGGGTTTGTTTATTGTGTTACTGATGGCACAATGCGCCAAAGTACCTATCACCGGAAGGTCGCAACTGAGTCTGATTCCCAATAAAGACGTATTGCCCATGAGTTTTGAGCAATATGAGGAGGTGAAGAAAACCAATGAGGTGATCACTTCCGGGGAGCAGGCTGAGATGGTCAAGCGAGCGGGCACCAGAATCCAGAAGGGCGTTGAAAAATATTTTGCGGAGCAAGGGCAGAGTGGCTACCTGAACGATTATGAATGGGAGTACATCCTGATCAAAGATGATGAGACGGTCAATGCCTGGTGCATGCCTGGAGGAAAGGTGGCTTTCTACACGGCGATACTTCCGATTTGCAAAGATGAAACCGGCCTGGCGGTGGTCATGGGGCATGAAATTGCTCACGCCATTGCCAATCATGGCCGAGAGCGCATCAGCCATACTTTGGCAGTACAAACAGGTTTGAGCCTTGCCACCATCGCGTTGGGTGGTGCCGGGGCTTCTCTCACCGGAGATATGGTCTTGCAAGGAGCTGGAGCGGCTTCCAATCTGGGAATCTTAAAATTCAGCAGAAAGCACGAGTCCGAAGCGGATGAGTTGGGCTTGTATTTTATGGCAATGGCGGGTTATGATCCGCAGCAAGCACCCGCTTTTTGGGAACGTATGTCAGCACAAAGCGGGGGAAAAGCTCCCCCGGAATTTATGTCTACACACCCTTCGCATAGCACAAGAATCAGCGACCTGCAGCAAAATATGCCGAAAGCACTGGAATACTACCGACAAGCTCAGTAG
- a CDS encoding DUF2256 domain-containing protein, whose protein sequence is MKKGDLPSKICVVCARPFTWRKKWEKYWDEVKYCSERCRRNRTKLSKSPA, encoded by the coding sequence ATGAAAAAAGGTGATCTGCCCTCCAAAATATGCGTGGTTTGTGCACGGCCCTTTACCTGGCGAAAAAAATGGGAAAAATATTGGGATGAAGTGAAATACTGCAGCGAGCGTTGCCGCCGAAACCGCACAAAGCTCAGTAAGTCACCCGCGTAA